A segment of the Malaclemys terrapin pileata isolate rMalTer1 chromosome 1, rMalTer1.hap1, whole genome shotgun sequence genome:
CACATATTGAGCTTTTAATATTTCATTAGTAAACTAAGACAATTTCCAGTGAAAGCCTTCTGTCTTCATTATGGTATGATACTGAACTTGCTCTTGTTTTCATCATAGCTGTTACTTTCTAATCTGGCTTCTCCTTTAAGAGTTTGTTTGCATGGCTGCATTTCTTTTTTTGCCCAGagcttatttctctttttattttttaaaaaagttttcattttattacacagcatacaaataggattaggTAGCAGGATACTCGTCACAAATGTTATCACTTCTCCATGTGTGTCCTGAGAAACATACACAAATCTGGACTTTCTGTGATTAAAGTGAATCACACAAAAACAATAGCTGATTAAAAGTTTTGGAATATATTTCAAGAGGCATTACTACTTAAGAGAACTGTAGCCACTTGAAATGCAGGAGTGTCAGAAAAGTTCAGAGAAAATCCTATTTAATCTACTAGCATTAGCCCATGAATTTTGATGtttttcagaaacaaaactgTATAACCCTGCCTCTCCCTTTTTAGTCATAACAAAAATCCTGTTTTCTCTTCCAAGCATTGCAAAGAAAGACTGAATTTAGTGATTTTTCCAAGTTATACTTGCAGTATTAAAGTAAAACTAAGGGAataaagagtgagagagagagagatgtaaatATTATAGAGTTTAAGAATTGAATATCAGAGAAAAATTTCTAGCtaccttattttaaaataatgatacaATAACAAATATTTGAATGTTAGTAATTTTTAATAGTAATATGTTTGCAGTAAGTATCACTTGAAAAGAATATggcagaagtttaaaaaaaaaaactgtgcaaGTCAGAGCTGACTTCCAAGGATTGTTTGTTATGTGAGATGTATTTTGAGGGTGACACTGAGAACATGTTTTCTCAAATGGTGGAAATCAAAGAAGGTGATAAGCTGGTAGAGATACTCTTTGCTTTTTAACTTCTGCAGCACACTAACTTTTAGCAATAGAAATAACATTTACTTTTAGTAATATATATAGCTGTTAGGCTTCCTAGCTTCATATGTCTGTTCtgttggtgtgtttttttcaggcGAGACTCTGACCTGGAGGCTGATCTCAAGGATACTCTTGGAGGATTCCCTGAGGGTTTCCCTTTGCTTCAACTGTTAGCCTCCGTGCTTCCCCTGATCATTCCTGAAAATGGACCGATCCACGCAAGAGCTTTTCCTCAACTTCATGATTGTCCTCATAACTGTGCTCCTCATGTGGATTCTGGTGAAATCTTATCAGGAGTAAAAGACTGTGCCATATGCCGTGAATGAATTTAAGTTTGTGTCTGCAGAAGTATGTGACATCTACTGTACACCTGTGTGATTAGCTTCATGTA
Coding sequences within it:
- the SLN gene encoding sarcolipin — translated: MDRSTQELFLNFMIVLITVLLMWILVKSYQE